In Spinacia oleracea cultivar Varoflay chromosome 5, BTI_SOV_V1, whole genome shotgun sequence, a single window of DNA contains:
- the LOC110802526 gene encoding alcohol dehydrogenase-like 7, whose amino-acid sequence MPSLSAGKPILCKAAVAREPGKPLLIEEISVATPKCNEVRIKILCTSLCHSDLTLWSLKEPPGYFPRILGHEAVGIVESVGEGVDEFSEGDFVMPVFLANCGDCSDCKSNRSNLCSTLPFKLSAMMPRDESSRFTDSKGDLLYHSLHVSSFTEYTVVDVAHVTKVDPRIPPNRACLLSCGVSTGVGAAWKTAQVDEGSTVAIFGLGAIGLAVAEGARICGATKIIGVDVNPAKFETGKKFGVTDYINPMNDTTKSVSEIINEMTDGGADYCFECVGMSSLVEEAFACCRKGWGKTVVLGVDKPNSKLNISSHDVLHNGKILTGSLFGGLKAKSDISTLVKWYLDKKLRLDEFVTHEMKFEDINKAFELLLEGKCLRCVLWFDKDDKLLESNGNAEP is encoded by the exons ATGCCTTCATTATCAGCTGGGAAGCCCATTCTATGCAAAG CCGCGGTAGCTAGAGAACCTGGAAAACCGTTGTTAATAGAGGAAATATCAGTAGCAACACCAAAGTGTAATGAAGTTCGCATCAAAATCTTGTGCACATCTCTTTGTCACAGCGATCTTACATTATGGAGTTTGAAA GAACCTCCTGGATATTTTCCAAGAATACTGGGCCATGAAGCCGTTGG GATTGTGGAGAGCGTAGGTGAAGGTGTGGATGAATTTTCTGAAGGCGATTTTGTAATGCCTGTATTTTTGGCAAACTGTGGGGACTGTAGTGACTGCAAATCAAATAGAAGCAATCTATGTTCAACACTGCCATTTAAGTTGTCAGCTATGATGCCAAGAGATGAGAGTAGCAGATTTACAGATTCCAAGGGAGATTTGTTGTACCATTCTTTGCATGTTTCCAGTTTCACTGAGTATACTGTTGTGGATGTTGCTCATGTAACTAAGGTTGACCCACGAATACCGCCTAATAGAGCTTGCCTTCTCAGCTGTGGAGTTTCCACAG GTGTTGGTGCTGCTTGGAAAACAGCACAAGTTGATGAAGGCTCAACAGTTGCTATATTTGGCCTAGGTGCAATTGGATTAGCG GTTGCAGAGGGAGCTAGAATTTGTGGAGCTACTAAAATCATTGGTGTGGATGTAAACCCTGCTAAATTCGAAACAG GAAAGAAGTTTGGAGTTACTGATTATATCAACCCTATGAACGATACAACAAAATCTGTCAGTGAG ATTATAAACGAGATGACAGATGGGGGTGCGGACTACTGCTTCGAGTGTGTGGGAATGTCATCGTTGGTGGAAGAAGCATTTGCTTGCTGCAGGAAG GGATGGGGAAAGACAGTAGTCCTAGGAGTGGATAAGCCTAATTCAAAGTTGAACATTAGCTCTCACGACGTGTTACACAATGGGAAGATCCTAACAGGTTCTTTATTCGGAGGTCTCAAAGCCAAATCTGACATTTCAACTCTAGTTAAATGGTACTTGGACAag AAACTGCGTTTGGATGAGTTTGTAACGCATGAAATGAAATTCGAGGACATCAACAAGGCCTTCGAGTTGCTCCTGGAGGGGAAGTGTCTTCGATGTGTGTTATGGTTCGATAAAGATGATAAGCTTCTGGAGTCAAATGGAAATGCTGAGCCTTAG